Proteins encoded by one window of Microplitis mediator isolate UGA2020A chromosome 1, iyMicMedi2.1, whole genome shotgun sequence:
- the LOC130678127 gene encoding neprilysin-2-like, whose translation MDSEFLEDSTPDKLMEMMVAYQNFMVDTANLLGANKTQAEQDLTPLLSFEIQLTYVSMQNIASVSIDKNNSIELSVKEVIEKWPSIDWTKFFNAQSNLPFDITNETTIIIVNTFDVTSLEELVNNTPARVRANYAMWKTIQKLIPMVESASLSRLMQIYNKIKDPSYVHKPVKCYDELEKNFPELMIAFYGRKYPINRLAKIHIHQFISYIEQQFFDTLNSTKWLDMKTRDELFKRLKSVKIITGYPDEIMDDRKLKEYFQGLNITKDDFLKNVVNQKIFNEKKLFTLNHKSQNSSGFMDNFFKFTLFTVDAFFNNNTKSIVLGVESIRNLFFSIHRLYYLNIALLGDKLAHEIGHSIDYSYIDAFNSKVNNSKWSELSKQKYHDTRECIAQQYSNYSSKVTGKKVNGGYFLMENVADNIGVQVAYLAYQDWLKTHGPQATFSSLPYNSNQLFWLSFANQWCSPKSLLQNWDPTDIHPSYDHRVITPLFNSPEFSKDFNCPLGSNMNPIKKCIVF comes from the exons ATGGACTCTGAGTTCTTAGAGGACAGTACGCCAGATAAGCTCATGGAAATGATGGTTGCTTACCAAAATTTTATGGTCGATACTGCAAATCTTTTGGGGGCGAATAAAACACAAGCTGAGCAAGATTTGACACCATTGCTGTCCTTTGAAATACAACTTACATACGTAAGCATGCAAAATATTGCGTCAgtatcaattgataaaaataattcaattgaattGTCAGTAAAGGAAGTAATAGAAAAGTGGCCAAGCATTGATTGGACTAAATTCTTCAATGCACAATCCAATTTGCCTTTCGACATTACTAATGaaacaacaataattatagtaaataCTTTTGACGTAACAAGTTTGGAGGAACTTGTGAACAATACTCCCGCAAGAGTGCGAGCCAATTATGCGATGTGGAAGACGATTCAGAAATTGATTCCGATGGTCGAGTCAGCGTCTCTATCTCGATTAATGcagatttataataaaattaaggacCCATCATATGTTCATAAGCCAGTTAAATGTTATGATGAACTTGAAAAGAATTTTCCAGAACTCATGATCGCTTTTTATGGGCGAAAATACCCAATTAACAGACTTGCTAAAATTCACATTCATCAGTTTATTTCATACATAGAACAACAATTCTTCGATACTCTGAATAGCACAAAGTGGTTAGATATGAAAACAAGAGATGAACTATTCAAGAGACTAAAATCTGTAAAGATTATTACTGGCTACCCTGACGAAATTATGGATGATaggaaattaaaagaatactTCCAAGGACTCAATATAACTAAAGAtgattttctgaaaaatgtagtaaatcaaaaaatatttaatgaaaaaaaactttttactttaaatcaTAAATCACAAAACTCAAGTGGGtttatggataattttttcaagtttactttatttacagttgatgctttttttaataataatacgaaATCAATag ttctAGGTGTCGAATCGATCAGGAACTTGTTCTTCAGTATCCATcgtctttattatttaaatattgccTTGCTCGGAGACAAACTTGCTCACGAAATAGGGCATTCTATCGACTACTCTTACATAGATGCTTTCAACTCCAAAGTTAACAATAGTAAATGGAGTGAATTGTCGAAGCAAAAATATCATGATACACGAGAGTGTATTGCGCAGCAGTACAGCAATTATTCTAGTAAAGTAACTGGAAAAAAA GTAAATGGCGGGTACTTTCTTATGGAAAACGTTGCTGACAATATTGGTGTCCAAGTTGCTTATTTGGCCTATCAAGACTGGCTCAAAACACATGGACCTCAAGCAACTTTCTCTAGCTTGCCGTACAACTCAAATCAATTGTTTTGGTTATCATTCGCAAATCAATGGTGCTCGCCGAAATCGTTATTGCAAAACTGGGATCCAACCGATATTCATCCTTCGTATGATCATCGTGTTATTACGCCGCTTTTTAACAGTccagaattttcaaaagattTCAATTGTCCCTTGGGATCCAACATgaatccaataaaaaaatgtattgtgttttga